The genomic stretch TATTGGAATGGTTGAAAGAGCCTGAGAAAAACTTCCCACCGCATGAAACGCTAGAGCATTTTAATGATGGAGTTTGTGTAACCTATATTCAGGAAAAGGCGGGCTTATCGCAGTCTACTATTTCTACTTATTTAACCAATATGGAAAAATGCGGCTTGCTCATTTCCACCCGTCATGGAAAATGGTCGTACCTAAAACGGAATGAAGAGGTAATAAAGCAGTTTACGGATTTTATCAGTTAAAAAAATTTACCACAATACATCTACATATTTAGATATTTAATAATATGAAAGTTTTAATCGACATACTTGGATGGACTGGATCGGGATTGATAATTTTAGCTTATGCCCTCACCTTATTAAAAAGCAGCGACTACCTTTCCTACAGCAAGTATTTAAATTTATTGGGAGGAATATTAATCGCGATAAATTGCTACTACTATCAGGCCATTCCACCTTTTATTACCAATTTGCTATGGAGCGTGATTGCTACGCTAACTATATATAAAACCAGAAGGGCTAAAGCAAAGTGCAGAAAATCTGAATGTTTCACATAAATAACGCGATATGAGAATTTTAATAATTGGAGGTAAAGGCACAATTGGAAGTGTAGTTACATCACATTTTGAAAAAACGAATGATGTACTAATTGCCGGAAGAACGAGTGGTGATGTAACGGTGGATATTGCCGACTCTAAATCCATAAAAGCCATGTTTGAAAAAACGGGAAAGCTTGATGCCTTTATATGTATTGCGGGAGAGGCTAAGTGGGGAGATTTTGATGACTTAACAGAAGAGGATTATTACGTGGGGCTAAAAAGCAAGTTGATGGGTCAGGTAAACCTTGTAAGAATTGGTCAAAATTATTTGACGGCAAATGGTTCTATCACCCTATCTACGGGTATTTTGGCTGATGATCCAGTTGTAAAGACCACCAGTGCTGCCATGGTAAATGGCGCTATTCACAGTTTTGTAAAAGCTGTAAATCTGGAGATAAAAAATGGCATTCGTGTAAATGTGGTTTCATCGGGTATGGTGGAAGCGGCTTATGATAAATACAAAGACTACTTCCCTGGGCATAACCCAATCCCCATGACCAAGGTAGTGAATGCTTATGTTCGCAGTGTAAATGGAAAAGGTAAAGGTGAAATTATAAGAATTTATGATTGATACTTTTCAGCCAAGATAGACGAGCACAGAGTTTGCTCTGAAAATGAAATCCTTAAACTTCAAGAAATCAATAACCGAATGATTTTAAAAAATCAAAGTTTTACTTACAAGGAAAAAGTGATTATTGAGAAAGTCGTTTTAAAACCTCCTTACCGTCACGGCCGGGTGTTTCACAACGAAGGTTGCTTTATGTACTTAAAAGGTGCTCAAGGAAAAATGATGTCTTCTGAAGACAACTACAATTTTAAAGAAGAACCCAAAGAGGCGCTGCTACTAAAATGTGATACTTACTTTTTAGATTTTGTGAAATCCGCCTCAAATGAAGAGGTTGAAATCATCGCTATTCATCTGTATCCAGATATTTTAAAAGAGTTGTATAGCACCGAGCTTCCCGCTATTATTCAACAAAGTGTGAAGCATCCTCAAACAAAAAAACTGGCTGACGACACTACAATAACCAGGTTTATAGAGTCACTCGACTTTTATTTTGACAATCCAAATTTGGTGAATGACGACCTCCTTGAATTAAAAGTTCGCGAATTGATTTTACTATTGGTACAAACCAAAAATGCAAACTCGGTATTAGAGCTCATCCAGGGCTTGTATGATTATAGAAACATTGATCTCAAAAAAATTGTAAACCTGCATCAGTATAATAACCTCAGCATTGAAGAGCTGGCTGCGCTAGCTAGTGTAAGTGTATCTTCTTTTAAACGTGCATTTAAGAAAGAGTTTAATGATACGCCTGCACACTATTTCAACGTACAGAAAATTAAAAAAGCCAAAGAGCTTTTATCACTTACCGATATGGCTATTAGTCAAATAGCTTATGAAATCGGTTTTAACGACCCGCTTTATTTTACGCGCCTGTTTAAAAAAAGTGAAACCCTTACCCCATCAGAATATCGAAGCAAGAATCACGCCTAGCCCCTCCATATACTTGAACTTTTTGTCCATATTCTAGCAGATTAGTTGGCGGAAATTTGTCCTCAGATAATTAATAACAAAGAATAACAATGGACAATTTCAAAATTCATTCAATAGAATCAGCTCCGGAAAAGAGCAAAGCCCAATTAGTAGAATCGCAAAAAGCATTTGGCATGCTTCCAAATTTGCATGCTGTAATGGCAGAGTCGCCAGCGGCTCTGGAAGCCTATAAAACCCTTCATAGATTGTTTTCTGAAGAAACGGCTTTTAATGCAGAAGAGCTTACCGTTGTCTGGCAAACTATAAACGTAGAAAATGGCTGCCACTATTGCGTACCGGCACACACGGGTATTGCTCATTCTATGAAAGTTGACCCAGCAATTACAGAGGCTTTACGCGATGAAAAACCTTTGGCTAATGACGAACTAGAAGCATTGCGCACCGCAACACTTAAAGTAATTCGAAACCGTGGTATCCTCAGCGAAAACGATTTAGAAGCATTTTATAATGCAGGTTATACTAAGCAGCAATTGCTTGAAATTTTCTTGGGCTATTCGCAAAAGATTTTGAGCAACTACACCAACCACGTGGCTAACACGCCAGTAGATGCTCCTTTTAAAAGCTTTGCTTGGGAAAAAGAAACTGTAGCGTAAATTGTAGAGAAGTCTACTAAAACACCACACAGGTTTGGGGAATATAAATTGCGCCATCATTCTAAAGAGTGATGGCGCTACTTTTTAGGTTACACCCTCACTATATCCGAGCATCTCAATTGGGCAAATCAATTTAATATCTGTCAAAATAATTTTCCCACGTCTTGCATAAATTTGCAAATTAGGCGATTCATTGAAGAGCTTTTACATTTCAGTGGATATTAAAGATCAAGTCCAAAATCACTTCTTTTAAAATTCCTGCCTTTTTGTAATTGACTATAAAAAGTTTAAAAATGAAAATAGCCGTAACATCCGCCAGTGGGCAATTAGGAGCCGCTATCACCAAGGCACTAATCCAAGAAATTGGGAAAGAAAATGTGGTGGCCATTGCGCGCACCACTTCTAAAGCAGAACACTTGGGCGTAGAAGTGCGTAAAGGCGATTATAACATCCGTGAAGATTTTAACGAAGCACTAAAAAGCATTGACAAAGTATTGTTGATTTCAGGCATGGACGATCCGCAAAAACGCATTCCACAACACCGCAATGTAATAGAAGCCGCTAAGCAAAATGGCGTGCAAAAGATTGTATACACCAGTATTGTGGGCGATGAAGAAAACACGGCTTTCAGCCCCGTGGTGCAGAGCAACCGCCAAACCGAAGAAGATGTACGCAACTCTGGTCTGGATTATGTGATTGGCCGTAACGGCATTTACATCGAGCCTGATTTGGAATACATTGACACGTACGTGAAAGAAGGCGGCATCATCAACTGTGCAGCAGATGGAAAATGTGGCTACACCAGCCGCGAAGAGTTAGGTTTTGCCTACGCTCAAATGTTGCTCAACGACAACTTAAATGGCGAGACGCTAAACTTGGTGGGTGAGCCGATTACGCAAAGTCAATTGGCAGAATACATCAATCAGGTGTATGGAAAGACACTTTCTTTCAAATCTATTTCTGTAGAAGAATACAAAAAAGAGCGTCAACTGGCCTTGGGCGCTTTTATAGGAACTATCATCGCTGGCATATATGAAGGCATTCGCAATGGTGCCAACAATGTACCTTCTGATTTTGAAAAGGCATCAGGCAGAGCGCACAAGGATCCGTTGGAGATGATACGTGAGTTTTACAATGCTAAGGAGTAGCCGAGCCAACTTAGATAAAAACAGTCCGTTCAGAAAGGTTTGAACATTTTAAAGCAATTGTGATTAGCAAAGGTTTGCGAAATCTCTAGGGTCTTGGCTTCTCTAAGCTTTTTGGGTTTGTCCAAAATTCTACATCTTGCTAGTTTCAAACACTTACCTTTCCGTTTACACATAAATAAGGAAAATATACCCATGCTGCACCTTATCTAACTAAATATCCTAACAATTTAAATGTACCTAAAAGAATTCTACATTGACAACTTTCGAGGCTATCGAAAATTCAAAATAAAAACAGATAGTAATACAAATATACTAACAGGTGTAAATAATAGCGGTAAGACCACAATTCTTGAAGCAATTTCCCTATGGAATGAAATTTTTAGTCACTTAGTTATCCTAGCACGAAAGAGAGATCGAAATCTAAATATTTTTTCTGGAGACTATAGGTTTGGTAAAAAAGGACAGAATTATATAGATTATAGAGAAATAAATTCTGTCAGAAGTTTTGGCTATAAAGATATTTTTTACAACTTAAATAATAGAGCAACTATTAAATTATCAGCAAAGGTATATTTTAACGATACAAATGAAATTGAGATTGGATTTATTATGAAAGAGGCTAACGGGAATAATTATAATGTTTACTTAGACAACCACGATAACTTTGATTTCCGTTCTTTTAATACACAGTTTAGAAATCCCCCTCAATGTATTGGGTGTTATTTTTCAACGCCTGTAGCCACAATACCATCGTTTGAAGAATTTGCAATTGCACCAAAAATTAAAGAAGGTATAAAGATTAGGCAATCTTCTTTATTTTTCAGAAATCGTCTTTTCAATCTATCGAAAGGAGATGACTTCGCAGACTTTAAATCAAATTTGTCCAGGATTCTTTATAATGAAACAGATTGCATAGATTTCAATATTAAAGGTGATAAATCAAATGACATTTATGTTTCGATTGATATCAACATTAAAAACAGTGGATTAAGAAATATCTCGTTATTAGGAAGTGGAACAATACAAATTATAGAAATTCTACTTCATCTTTACGAATCAAAAAAAGAACTCAACATTATTTTACTTGATGAGCCTGATAGTCACATTCATAGAGATATTCAAAAACGATTGCTCAGTTTTTTAAAGCTGAGTGATGTTCAAGTATTTTTAACAACTCATAACGAGTCACTTATTAGAAGCGCTAATCCAAATAATTTGTTTTTTGTAGATGAAGAAGTTTCATCTACGACCCCAACAATAATTGAAGCAATTGGAAAAATTAAACTACCGCAAAGGAAAATAGGGATTGAATCTTCTCATCATTCCAAAATTATTAATCAAATAGGTAGCGAAACCTCTCTAGACATCCTAAATGCACTTGAAGCCGATAAGATAATCTTTGTTGAGGGAGTTGATGATTCAGAATATATTCAAAAACTCATGGATGTTAAGAGAATAGATAAGGAATGCGTTTTCTGGTCATTTGGCGGTTTAGATAATTTACTGAGCAAAATAAAACACTATAAAGAATTTTTTGAAAGTTTAGGTTCAAATCAGTCCATTTGGGACAAATGTTCCATCATAATTGATGCAGATTTTATGACTGATACACAAAAAGAAAAGCTTAAAAATGAGCTTAAAAATAAGCTCGGCATTTCAGTTTTTATTTGGAAATCATATACAATTGAGGGAACAATACTTCTGGATGATACAAAATTAGAACAACTTATTACAATGGAATGCTCAAAACAGGCAGTTTCCAAAAACCAATTAGAAATCAAAGGAAGTATCGCTAATGCAATAGCTGAGATAAAAACGGAGAAGTTGAGATTATTAAATAATGATGCTGATTTAGGAAGACGAGTAACCGGTCAAATAGAAAGTCGAATTAAAAATTTAGATGATAATTTAAACATTCCAAGAAGAAGAGTATATGATAATGTCACTCTTCCCAACTTATTTAATCATTACCGGATCTTTTCTACTCAAGAATTGAACTCTAACAGAGTATCCCATATTTGCAATAAAGAAGATGTTGAAAAAATACTTGAATCTATCTATGTGGAACTGAGCTTAGTAAAAAACCCAGTATTTATCAATTATTTTTCGTCCGTCTTAAATACTGTCGACTTTAGTTCAATAAATAGTGAATGGCAAGAGTTATTGGATTTTATAGGCGAATAAAAATAACACATGAGAATGGATAGACAAAATATGGCAAATTCAAAAATAACATAGGATCTTTACTTAGTCTTCAAGTTTTTAAACTTGTTTATAATTTAATGCGAAGAACATTGTTTTCAATTACATTACTTTTCCTTTTAATCCTACAAAGCAATACACTCCAACCCAAGACAGAACGTTTTATTTTAAAAAGAACCAGCCTCCATATAGGACTGCAAAATAATTGCAGCGCTTACCTTGTCTATCTCCCCTTTTTCGCGTCTCTTCATCTTTTTCATGCCTGAGTCAATCATGCTTTGCATTGCCATTTTTGAAGAAAAGCGCTCATCCTGAAGTACCACTTTCATTTTAGGAAAAACATTTTGAAGCTTGGTGGTTAGCTTACGTACTCGCTCTGAATTGTCAGAATCACCGCCATCCAAATTTTTCGGATCACCTATTACAATGGTTTCATAGCTATCAGTAGCAAATAGTTGCCTCAAATAATCCAACAACTTTGAAGTTTCTACCGTGTCCTTTGGTGTGGCTATTATTTGCATAGGATCTGTTTCCGCTATGCCTGTTCTTTTACCACCGATGTCTAAAGCTACTATTCTTGCCAATGTGTTTCATACTTTTGCGCGAAGTTAGAGTTTAGAAATTAGACGTGAGATTTTAGACTTTCAACTAATAAACCATTTACAAATTCACATTTACACATTACATCGTGAGCGATTTACAGCAATTGATAGAGCAAGCTTGGGAAGACAGAAGCATGCTAGAAGACACCAAGGTAGTGGAAGCTATCGAAAGCATTATTGAAGATATTGACAAAGGCAGATTGAGATGTGCCGAGCCTACCGAAAACGGATGGCAAGTGAATGAATGGGTAAAGAAGGCGGTAATCCTTTATTTCCCAACTCGTAAAATGGAAACTATAGAAGCAGGTCCATTGGAGTTTCACGATAAAATTCCATTGAAGACCGGTTACAAAGAACTGGGAATTCGCGTGGTGCCTCACGCTGTAGCGCGTTATGGAGCGTACATCAGCAAAGGTGTAATTATGATGCCTTCTTATGTAAACATCGGTGCACATGTAGACGAAGGAACTATGGTGGACACTTGGGCTACAGTAGGTAGCTGTGCCCAAATTGGTAAAAATGTTCACCTGAGTGGTGGTGTGGGTATTGGTGGTGTTTTGGAGCCTGTACAAGCTGCTCCTGTAATCATCGAAGACAACTGCTTTATCGGTTCTCGCTGTATAGTTGTAGAAGGTATTCGCTTAGAAACTGAGGCTGTGCTTGGTGCTAATGTGGTGCTTACGGCTTCTACCAAAATTATTGATGTAACTGGTGATGAGCCCAAAGAAATCAAAGGATATGTTCCTGCTCGTTCGGTAGTAATTCCAGGAAGCTACACTAAGAAATTCCCAGCTGGTGATTTTCAAGTGCCATGTGCTTTGATTATTGGTACACGTAAAGAAAGCACCAATAAGAAGACCTCTTTGAACGATGCTTTGAGAGAATACGGAGTGTCAGTGTAAGTAATAATAAGGAGTAAGGAATAAGTAGTAGAGACGTATAACCGCTCCCTATTACTTACTCCCCACTCCCTACTCAATACTAAGTTCATCCCACGCCAACTGCATCCCTTTCGGTAAATCTTTACTCACCTCAGCATGAAGTCCAAGTTGGTGGCTAATATGCGTGAAGTAAGCATTTTCCACATCTAGCTCCTTGGTGAGTTCTATCGCCTCATCCAGCGTAAAATGTGAATGGTGATTCTTTTTACGCAAAGCATTTACAACAAAATGCTTGCTTCCTTTTATCAGGTTCTTTTCGGTTTCTCCAATATAGTTAGCGTCCGTCACATAAGTGAAATCGCCCATTCTAAATCCTAAAACCGGCAATTGCCCATGCATCACTTTTATAGGTATAAATTTGATATCACCTATGGTGAAAGGTGTTTTCATATCAATGGTTTTTAGCACCACCTGTGGCACTCCAGGATAATCACCATTTTGAAAAATATAGGAATATTGCTCGCGGAGTCTTTTCTGTACACGCTCGGTGGCATATATCTCCATCGGCTTGTTTTGAATAAAATTAAAAGCTCGAACCTCATCCAAACCAGCAGTATGATCCATGTGTTCATGGGTAATAATAATGGCATCCATTTTCATCACTCCTGCCCTTAGCATTTGATACCTAAAATCCGGTCCGGCATCAATGTTTACCGTGGTATTTTTGCTTTGCACTAATAATGAACTCCTTAGCCTTTTATCTTTTTTATCATCCGAAGTGCACACCTTACACGTACATCCTATTATAGGTATACCTTGAGAAGTTCCTGATCCAAGAAATGTGAATTTCATACAATTGCGTTTAGTAAAAGCGTTTAAAATAATGAGGAAAAAAGGACATTGACCCTATTAAACTAGTAATTTTGTACTGCAAACTTAAAATATAGTCATGGAGCGTGTTGTATTGACCACGAGTCAGAAAGCTTTAAAGATAAATCTCAACGAAAACATTTATGGAACTTTCGCAGAAATAGGTGCCGGGCAAGAAGTTGTGCGTCACTTTTTTAGAGCGGGCGGTGCCTCGGGTACTGTAGCAAAAACCATGAGTGCTTACGACAAAGATTTTAGTGATGCCATTTATGGTCGCGAAATAGACGGCCGCTACGTTACAGAGGCGCGCTTGCGCAAAATGCTGGACCATGAATACAGCCTTATTGAGCAGCGATTGAGCCGTGATAAATTTCCTAACAAGTGCTACTTCACATTTTCAGATACCATTGCCACTATAAACTTTACTAAGAAGTTTAAAGGCCATGGTTGGATGGGATTGCGTTTTCAATTGGATCCGGATCAAGCTCCAAATGACGTGATCTTTCACGTAAGAATGAAAGAAGAGGAAGCATACCTACAGCAGGAAACTATCGGTATTATGGGCGTAAACCTGATTTACGGGTGCTTCCATATTCGTAATAATCCTGAGGAATTGCTTCGCTCACTTTACGATAACATCGCAAAGTATAAGGTGGAAATCGACATGGTTCACTTTGAGGGACCAGAGTTTCAGAGTGTGGATAACCGATTGATGTCACTCCAGTTGATTAAAAACGGAATGACCGATGCTGTGATTTTTGGCCCTGAAGGGAAAAACATTTTACCAGCGGCACTGCTTTACAAGAAAAACATACTTGCCCTAAGAGGTAGCTTTAGACCTGCCACTAAAGTGAATATTGACATGATCAAAAAAGGCTTTGGCTACTTTGTAGACGAGCGTAAAGTAGATCGTGAAAATATGGTGGTTCTTTTTGAAATCACCTTGAACAATCTGAAATCTGAAGGTCAGATTGACGAACAAGACTTTTTGGATAGAGCCGAAATACTTTGTTCTCTAGGGCAAACGGTACTTATTTCAAACTACCAACAGTATTATAAACTGGTAGAATATTTTACCAGATATACTGAAGAGCGTATGGGCCTTATTATGGGGGTTACCAACCTCAGAGAGTTGTTTGATGAAAAGTACTACCGTGATTTGAAAGGTGGAATTTTGGAAGCTTTTGGTATTCTTTATTCAACAGACCTCAAGCTTTACATTTATCCATCACAAACCACTCCTGATGAAGAAGTGGAAACCAGCAAATCGGTTAAAATCCACCCAAGGTTGAAACCTCTTTTTGATTACCTAATGTTCAATCGCAGGATTGTAGACATTGAAAATTACGATCCAGAGATTCTTCAAATATTCTCTAGAGATGTGCTTCAACACATTAGAAATGGCGATGGCCAATGGGAAAACGCCTTGCCTGCTTATGTAGATAATATTATTCGAGACAAAGAACTTTTTGGCTACAAAGCCGATAGTGAAAAGTCAAAAAAGGATAAAGAGATAGAAGAGAGCGAGGCACAATAGCGCAGTTCATCTTCAAACAAAAAAGCCCCGAAATGACTGACATCTCGGGGCTTCTTATTTTATAAGTAATCTTATCTATGCTGGCACTGGTACCATCATATTTTTAAGCGTTTCTATTACATAATCTAATTCCTCACGGGTATTATTTTTACCGAAAGAAAAACGAATAATGGCACATTGATTATCAGGATCAATAGCCTCAATTACGTGAGACCCCTTTTGACTGCCACTAGTACAAGCACTTCCACCGCTCACCATTACACCATTCATATCTAATGTAAATAGATACATGCCGTCTTTTGGCAAACATGGCAGGCTGCAGCTTAGCACCGTAAGCAAACTTTTATCAAGCTGATCGCTCAATCCATTAAAGCGAACATCTGTAACTTCCGCCTTCAGCTGATCAATCATATATTGCTTTAGATCTGTTATGTGTGCGTTTTCCGCTTCCATATTTTCAATAGAAAGTTGGAAAGCTTTGTGCAAGCCAGCAATACCAAGAACATTCTCCGTACCACCTCTCATATTTCTTTCTTGAGAGCCTCCGCTGATGAATGAGTGACATTTTACGCGATGATTTACGTACATAAATCCTACTCCTTTTGGTCCGTAGAACTTATGCGCTGAGGCAGCCAAAAAGTCAATTGGTAGCTCACTTAAATCAAGTTCGCAATGTGCCATAGTTTGCACTGTATCCGTATGGAAATAAGCATTGTGCGCTCGGCACATCGTTCCCACAGTTTTCAAATCAAGTAAGTTTCCTACTTCATTGTTTCCATGCATCAACGAAACTAAAGTTGGAGTACCTTCTTTAAGAAGCTCTTCAAGGTGATTAAGATCAACCACCCCTTTGTCCAAAAGATTTACAAAGACTAATTCTACACCAAAGTTTTTAGCCAATGCCTCAGCAGTGTGAAGCACAGCATGGTGTTCCATTTTTGAAGTAATGATTCTCTTAACTCCGCAATCTCTTACTGCTAAAGTAAGGGCCGCGTTATCGGCTTCGGTTCCACCTGAAGTAAAAACGATTTCATTTCCTGTGCATCCTAAAGTTTTAGAAATATACTTTCTGGCTTCTTCCACCACGCTTTTAGCCTTGCGGCCAAATTGGTGTGTAGATGATGGATTCCCGAATGGGCCATTCATGACTTCCAGCATATATTGCTTTACTTCTTCCCTGATTGGCGTTGTTGCCGCGTTATCTAAATAAA from Owenweeksia hongkongensis DSM 17368 encodes the following:
- a CDS encoding short chain dehydrogenase — encoded protein: MRILIIGGKGTIGSVVTSHFEKTNDVLIAGRTSGDVTVDIADSKSIKAMFEKTGKLDAFICIAGEAKWGDFDDLTEEDYYVGLKSKLMGQVNLVRIGQNYLTANGSITLSTGILADDPVVKTTSAAMVNGAIHSFVKAVNLEIKNGIRVNVVSSGMVEAAYDKYKDYFPGHNPIPMTKVVNAYVRSVNGKGKGEIIRIYD
- a CDS encoding helix-turn-helix transcriptional regulator; the encoded protein is MILKNQSFTYKEKVIIEKVVLKPPYRHGRVFHNEGCFMYLKGAQGKMMSSEDNYNFKEEPKEALLLKCDTYFLDFVKSASNEEVEIIAIHLYPDILKELYSTELPAIIQQSVKHPQTKKLADDTTITRFIESLDFYFDNPNLVNDDLLELKVRELILLLVQTKNANSVLELIQGLYDYRNIDLKKIVNLHQYNNLSIEELAALASVSVSSFKRAFKKEFNDTPAHYFNVQKIKKAKELLSLTDMAISQIAYEIGFNDPLYFTRLFKKSETLTPSEYRSKNHA
- a CDS encoding ATP-dependent nuclease, whose product is MYLKEFYIDNFRGYRKFKIKTDSNTNILTGVNNSGKTTILEAISLWNEIFSHLVILARKRDRNLNIFSGDYRFGKKGQNYIDYREINSVRSFGYKDIFYNLNNRATIKLSAKVYFNDTNEIEIGFIMKEANGNNYNVYLDNHDNFDFRSFNTQFRNPPQCIGCYFSTPVATIPSFEEFAIAPKIKEGIKIRQSSLFFRNRLFNLSKGDDFADFKSNLSRILYNETDCIDFNIKGDKSNDIYVSIDINIKNSGLRNISLLGSGTIQIIEILLHLYESKKELNIILLDEPDSHIHRDIQKRLLSFLKLSDVQVFLTTHNESLIRSANPNNLFFVDEEVSSTTPTIIEAIGKIKLPQRKIGIESSHHSKIINQIGSETSLDILNALEADKIIFVEGVDDSEYIQKLMDVKRIDKECVFWSFGGLDNLLSKIKHYKEFFESLGSNQSIWDKCSIIIDADFMTDTQKEKLKNELKNKLGISVFIWKSYTIEGTILLDDTKLEQLITMECSKQAVSKNQLEIKGSIANAIAEIKTEKLRLLNNDADLGRRVTGQIESRIKNLDDNLNIPRRRVYDNVTLPNLFNHYRIFSTQELNSNRVSHICNKEDVEKILESIYVELSLVKNPVFINYFSSVLNTVDFSSINSEWQELLDFIGE
- a CDS encoding carboxymuconolactone decarboxylase family protein, producing the protein MDNFKIHSIESAPEKSKAQLVESQKAFGMLPNLHAVMAESPAALEAYKTLHRLFSEETAFNAEELTVVWQTINVENGCHYCVPAHTGIAHSMKVDPAITEALRDEKPLANDELEALRTATLKVIRNRGILSENDLEAFYNAGYTKQQLLEIFLGYSQKILSNYTNHVANTPVDAPFKSFAWEKETVA
- the ruvX gene encoding Holliday junction resolvase RuvX, giving the protein MARIVALDIGGKRTGIAETDPMQIIATPKDTVETSKLLDYLRQLFATDSYETIVIGDPKNLDGGDSDNSERVRKLTTKLQNVFPKMKVVLQDERFSSKMAMQSMIDSGMKKMKRREKGEIDKVSAAIILQSYMEAGSF
- a CDS encoding SDR family oxidoreductase; translated protein: MKIAVTSASGQLGAAITKALIQEIGKENVVAIARTTSKAEHLGVEVRKGDYNIREDFNEALKSIDKVLLISGMDDPQKRIPQHRNVIEAAKQNGVQKIVYTSIVGDEENTAFSPVVQSNRQTEEDVRNSGLDYVIGRNGIYIEPDLEYIDTYVKEGGIINCAADGKCGYTSREELGFAYAQMLLNDNLNGETLNLVGEPITQSQLAEYINQVYGKTLSFKSISVEEYKKERQLALGAFIGTIIAGIYEGIRNGANNVPSDFEKASGRAHKDPLEMIREFYNAKE
- a CDS encoding cysteine desulfurase family protein, producing MTGLESKRRIYLDNAATTPIREEVKQYMLEVMNGPFGNPSSTHQFGRKAKSVVEEARKYISKTLGCTGNEIVFTSGGTEADNAALTLAVRDCGVKRIITSKMEHHAVLHTAEALAKNFGVELVFVNLLDKGVVDLNHLEELLKEGTPTLVSLMHGNNEVGNLLDLKTVGTMCRAHNAYFHTDTVQTMAHCELDLSELPIDFLAASAHKFYGPKGVGFMYVNHRVKCHSFISGGSQERNMRGGTENVLGIAGLHKAFQLSIENMEAENAHITDLKQYMIDQLKAEVTDVRFNGLSDQLDKSLLTVLSCSLPCLPKDGMYLFTLDMNGVMVSGGSACTSGSQKGSHVIEAIDPDNQCAIIRFSFGKNNTREELDYVIETLKNMMVPVPA
- a CDS encoding CBU_0592 family membrane protein → MKVLIDILGWTGSGLIILAYALTLLKSSDYLSYSKYLNLLGGILIAINCYYYQAIPPFITNLLWSVIATLTIYKTRRAKAKCRKSECFT
- a CDS encoding MBL fold metallo-hydrolase, which produces MKFTFLGSGTSQGIPIIGCTCKVCTSDDKKDKRLRSSLLVQSKNTTVNIDAGPDFRYQMLRAGVMKMDAIIITHEHMDHTAGLDEVRAFNFIQNKPMEIYATERVQKRLREQYSYIFQNGDYPGVPQVVLKTIDMKTPFTIGDIKFIPIKVMHGQLPVLGFRMGDFTYVTDANYIGETEKNLIKGSKHFVVNALRKKNHHSHFTLDEAIELTKELDVENAYFTHISHQLGLHAEVSKDLPKGMQLAWDELSIE
- a CDS encoding ArsR/SmtB family transcription factor encodes the protein MEIRTATEIGKCLSNQTRMQILEWLKEPEKNFPPHETLEHFNDGVCVTYIQEKAGLSQSTISTYLTNMEKCGLLISTRHGKWSYLKRNEEVIKQFTDFIS
- a CDS encoding 2,3,4,5-tetrahydropyridine-2,6-dicarboxylate N-succinyltransferase, producing the protein MSDLQQLIEQAWEDRSMLEDTKVVEAIESIIEDIDKGRLRCAEPTENGWQVNEWVKKAVILYFPTRKMETIEAGPLEFHDKIPLKTGYKELGIRVVPHAVARYGAYISKGVIMMPSYVNIGAHVDEGTMVDTWATVGSCAQIGKNVHLSGGVGIGGVLEPVQAAPVIIEDNCFIGSRCIVVEGIRLETEAVLGANVVLTASTKIIDVTGDEPKEIKGYVPARSVVIPGSYTKKFPAGDFQVPCALIIGTRKESTNKKTSLNDALREYGVSV